A single region of the Streptomyces sp. NBC_01262 genome encodes:
- a CDS encoding family 4 glycosyl hydrolase — protein MRLTILGGGGFRVPLVHRALLTDDAVTELVLYDTDPLRVRAVAAVLAHQAQGHPMAPRVRIARDLDDALRGADFVFSAIRVGGTAGRVRDERLPLAEGLLGQETVGAGGVLYGLRTLPVATEIAERVAAVAPGAWVINFTNPAGMVTEAMSRVLGDRVIGICDSPVGLVRRAARAAGADPDAVTYDYVGLNHLGWLRRLTDGQGRDLLPGLLTDSEALGSFEEGRLFGARWLRALGSLPNEYLHYYYFAREAQAAVRESEATRGEFLDRQQGAFFAAAAAVAQDRPQDAYRLWDSTRREREETYMAENRAATGGWERDAHDLDGGGYDRVALALMRAIARDERTTLILNVRNGSGNGSGNGSAVPFLDADAVVEVPCAVGSFGARPLRVAPPDEHQAGLMLSLKAVERAAIEAAATGSRAAALRALAMHPLIDSVAAAARVLDRTEPA, from the coding sequence ATGAGGCTCACGATTCTGGGTGGCGGCGGCTTCCGCGTGCCGCTCGTGCACCGCGCGCTGCTCACCGACGACGCCGTCACCGAACTGGTGCTGTACGACACCGACCCGCTGCGGGTCCGGGCCGTCGCCGCCGTCCTCGCCCACCAGGCTCAGGGTCACCCCATGGCGCCGCGCGTGCGGATCGCGCGGGACCTCGACGACGCCCTGCGCGGCGCGGATTTCGTCTTCTCCGCGATCCGGGTGGGCGGGACGGCCGGGCGGGTGCGGGACGAGCGGCTGCCGCTGGCGGAGGGCCTGCTGGGGCAGGAGACGGTGGGCGCGGGAGGGGTGCTGTACGGCCTGCGCACGCTGCCCGTCGCGACGGAGATCGCGGAGCGGGTCGCGGCGGTGGCGCCCGGCGCCTGGGTCATCAACTTCACCAATCCGGCGGGCATGGTCACCGAGGCGATGTCACGCGTCCTCGGCGACCGCGTCATCGGCATCTGCGACTCGCCGGTCGGCCTGGTACGCCGCGCCGCGCGGGCCGCCGGCGCCGATCCGGATGCCGTGACGTACGACTACGTGGGGCTCAACCACCTGGGCTGGCTGCGCCGCCTGACGGACGGCCAGGGCCGCGACCTGCTGCCGGGGCTGCTGACGGACTCCGAGGCCCTCGGCTCCTTCGAGGAGGGCCGACTGTTCGGGGCGCGGTGGCTGCGGGCGCTGGGTTCGCTGCCCAACGAGTACCTGCACTACTACTACTTCGCGCGGGAGGCGCAGGCGGCCGTACGGGAGTCGGAGGCGACGCGCGGGGAGTTCCTGGACCGCCAGCAGGGTGCCTTCTTCGCTGCGGCGGCAGCGGTGGCGCAGGACCGCCCGCAGGACGCGTACCGGCTGTGGGACAGCACGCGCAGGGAGCGCGAGGAGACCTACATGGCGGAGAACCGGGCTGCCACCGGGGGCTGGGAGCGCGATGCGCACGACCTGGACGGTGGCGGCTACGACCGGGTCGCGCTGGCGCTGATGCGGGCGATCGCGCGGGACGAGCGGACGACACTGATCCTGAACGTCCGCAACGGTTCCGGGAACGGCTCCGGGAACGGCTCCGCCGTCCCCTTTCTGGACGCCGACGCGGTCGTCGAAGTGCCCTGCGCGGTGGGCTCCTTCGGCGCGAGGCCGCTGCGCGTGGCGCCGCCGGACGAGCACCAGGCCGGGCTGATGCTGTCGTTGAAAGCGGTGGAGCGGGCGGCGATCGAAGCGGCCGCCACAGGCTCCCGGGCTGCGGCTTTGCGGGCTCTGGCGATGCATCCGCTGATCGATTCGGTGGCCGCCGCCGCGCGCGTGCTGGATCGCACGGAGCCCGCGTAA
- a CDS encoding carbohydrate kinase family protein translates to MHDNPVLDSQALDDPAPDNPVLDPLAAIRAPGDPGTDVYLTGTVFLDIIFTGLDSAPVRGTESWARGMGSSPGGIANMATALARLGLHTSLAAAFGDDMYGDYCWDSLSDGEGIDLALSRKIPGWHSPVTVSMAYEGERTMISHGHEAPPPEEPAPQCPPPARACVASLTPGGPGQPWIGNAARHGSRVFADVGWDDSGRWDPADLADLAHCEAFLPNAAEAMNYTRTSCPRAAARRLAELVPLAVVTLGPEGAYAVDSASGETAQVPALSVDALDPTGAGDVFVAGFLTGTLADWPLTDRLAFASLTAALSVQEFGGSLSAPGWIEIAAWWQHAKSYDDQDRAALRRYAFLDDLLPAGTRRWPLRRAVPTIGFRQSG, encoded by the coding sequence GTGCACGACAACCCGGTCCTCGACAGCCAGGCCCTCGACGATCCGGCTCCCGACAATCCGGTCCTCGACCCGCTCGCGGCGATCCGCGCACCCGGCGACCCGGGGACCGATGTCTATCTGACCGGGACGGTCTTCCTGGACATCATCTTCACCGGCCTCGACAGCGCCCCCGTGCGCGGCACCGAGTCCTGGGCGCGGGGCATGGGCTCCAGCCCCGGCGGTATCGCCAACATGGCCACCGCGCTGGCCCGCCTCGGCCTGCACACCTCGCTCGCGGCGGCCTTCGGCGACGACATGTACGGCGACTACTGCTGGGACAGCCTCTCCGACGGCGAGGGCATCGACCTCGCCCTCTCCCGCAAGATCCCCGGCTGGCACTCCCCGGTCACCGTCTCCATGGCCTACGAGGGCGAACGCACCATGATCAGCCACGGCCACGAGGCTCCGCCCCCCGAGGAACCCGCCCCCCAGTGCCCGCCCCCGGCACGCGCATGCGTCGCCTCCCTCACCCCCGGCGGCCCCGGCCAGCCCTGGATCGGCAACGCCGCCCGGCACGGCAGCCGCGTCTTTGCAGACGTCGGCTGGGACGACTCCGGCCGCTGGGACCCCGCCGACCTCGCCGACCTCGCCCACTGCGAGGCGTTCCTCCCCAACGCGGCCGAGGCCATGAACTACACCCGCACCTCCTGCCCCCGCGCCGCCGCCCGCCGCCTCGCCGAACTCGTCCCCCTCGCCGTCGTCACCCTCGGCCCCGAGGGCGCCTACGCCGTCGACTCGGCGAGCGGCGAGACGGCGCAGGTCCCGGCGCTGTCCGTGGACGCCCTCGACCCCACCGGCGCCGGCGACGTCTTCGTAGCCGGCTTCCTCACCGGCACCCTCGCCGACTGGCCCCTCACCGACCGGCTGGCCTTCGCCAGCCTCACCGCCGCCCTGTCCGTCCAGGAGTTCGGCGGCTCGCTGTCCGCCCCCGGCTGGATCGAGATCGCCGCCTGGTGGCAGCACGCCAAGTCCTACGACGACCAGGACCGCGCCGCCCTGCGGCGCTACGCCTTCCTCGACGACCTGCTCCCGGCCGGCACCCGCCGCTGGCCGCTGCGGCGCGCGGTGCCGACGATCGGCTTCCGGCAGTCCGGCTGA
- a CDS encoding PhoH family protein has protein sequence MTQTPTAAQARAHFVVPASHPMVTVLGSGDTLLRVIESAFPAVDIHVRGNEISATGDRADVALVQRLFDEMMLVLRTGQPMTEDAVERSIAMLRQSENGGAPGEETPSEVLTQNILSNRGRTIRPKTLNQKRYVDAIDKHTIVFGIGPAGTGKTYLAMAKAVQALQSKQVNRIILTRPAVEAGERLGFLPGTLYEKIDPYLRPLYDALHDMIDPDSIPRLMAAGTIEVAPLAYMRGRTLNDAFIILDEAQNTSAEQMKMFLTRLGFDSKIVITGDITQIDLPGGGSKSGLRQVQHILDGVEDVHFSRLTSSDVVRHKLVGRIVDAYERYDDQNGNADQRK, from the coding sequence ATGACTCAGACACCCACAGCAGCGCAGGCGCGCGCTCACTTCGTCGTACCGGCAAGCCACCCGATGGTGACCGTCCTGGGGTCTGGGGACACCCTCCTGCGCGTCATCGAGAGTGCCTTCCCGGCCGTCGACATCCATGTGCGCGGCAACGAGATCAGCGCGACCGGCGACCGGGCGGACGTCGCCCTGGTCCAGAGGCTTTTCGACGAGATGATGCTGGTGCTCCGTACCGGCCAGCCGATGACGGAGGACGCAGTGGAACGCTCGATCGCCATGCTCCGGCAGAGCGAGAACGGCGGGGCGCCCGGCGAGGAGACCCCGTCGGAGGTGCTCACCCAGAACATCCTGAGCAACCGGGGCCGCACCATCCGCCCCAAGACGCTCAACCAGAAGCGCTACGTCGACGCCATCGACAAGCACACCATCGTCTTCGGCATCGGCCCCGCCGGCACCGGCAAGACCTACCTCGCCATGGCCAAGGCCGTCCAGGCCCTGCAGTCCAAGCAGGTCAACCGGATCATCCTGACCCGCCCCGCCGTCGAGGCCGGCGAACGCCTCGGCTTCCTGCCCGGCACCCTCTACGAGAAGATCGACCCGTACCTGCGCCCGCTCTACGACGCGCTGCACGACATGATCGACCCCGACTCCATCCCCCGCCTGATGGCCGCCGGGACGATCGAGGTCGCCCCGCTGGCGTACATGCGCGGCCGCACCCTGAACGACGCGTTCATCATCCTCGACGAGGCGCAGAACACCAGCGCCGAGCAGATGAAGATGTTCCTGACCCGGCTCGGCTTCGACTCCAAGATCGTCATCACCGGTGACATCACCCAGATCGACCTCCCCGGCGGCGGCTCGAAGAGCGGTCTGCGCCAGGTCCAGCACATCCTGGACGGCGTCGAGGACGTGCACTTCTCGCGCCTGACGAGCTCGGACGTCGTACGCCATAAGCTGGTCGGGCGCATCGTGGACGCCTACGAGCGCTACGACGACCAAAACGGCAACGCCGACCAGCGAAAGTAG
- the ybeY gene encoding rRNA maturation RNase YbeY produces MSIDVNNESGWELDEQAVLDIARYAIQHMRIHPLSELSIIAVDADAMEQLHIQWMDEPGPTDVMSFPMDELRPGKDDEEPPQGLLGDIVLCPEVAKKQGDAAATKHTMDEELQLLTVHGVLHLLGYDHEEQDEKTEMFGLQKAILDGWRAEHGLTGPSPAPTTSH; encoded by the coding sequence ATGTCGATCGACGTCAACAACGAGTCCGGCTGGGAGCTCGACGAGCAGGCGGTGCTCGACATCGCGCGCTACGCCATCCAGCACATGCGCATCCACCCGCTCTCCGAGCTCTCCATCATCGCCGTCGACGCCGACGCCATGGAGCAGCTCCACATCCAGTGGATGGACGAGCCCGGCCCCACCGACGTCATGTCCTTCCCGATGGACGAACTCCGTCCCGGGAAGGACGACGAGGAGCCCCCGCAGGGCCTCCTCGGCGACATCGTGCTCTGCCCGGAGGTGGCGAAGAAGCAGGGCGACGCAGCCGCCACCAAGCACACCATGGACGAGGAGCTCCAACTCCTCACCGTCCACGGCGTCCTGCACCTCCTCGGCTACGACCACGAGGAGCAGGACGAGAAGACCGAGATGTTCGGCCTCCAGAAGGCCATCCTCGACGGCTGGCGCGCCGAGCACGGCCTCACCGGCCCGTCCCCGGCCCCGACGACCAGTCACTGA
- a CDS encoding hemolysin family protein, translated as MIVYAVLLVVIAWLAACAEAALARVSHPRAENAVRGGRRGGDKLLAVTADPTRYLNVALLVRVTCEMAAAVLVTVVCVRHFDHTWQALAVAIGVMVLVSYVAIGVSPRTIGRQHPLNTATAAAYVLLPLARIMGPIPKLLILLGNAVTPGKGFRQGPFASEAELRALVDLAESESLIEDDERRMVHSVFELGETLVREVMVPRTELVSIERYKTIRQAMTLALRSGFSRIPVTGESDDDVVGIVYLKDLARRVHINRESETDPVSTVMRPAAFVPDTKNAGDLLREMQQQRNHVAVVVDEYGGTAGIVTIEDILEEIVGEITDEYDTELPPVEDLGDGSYRVTSRLDLGDLGELYGIDLDDEDVETVGGLLAKTLGRVPIPGASAVFPLPEDSSYPDRPLGLRLTAETVAGRRNRIGAVLVEPVRSAELSPSGGGPAV; from the coding sequence ATGATCGTCTACGCCGTACTGCTGGTCGTCATCGCGTGGCTCGCCGCCTGCGCCGAAGCTGCCCTCGCCCGTGTCTCGCACCCCCGCGCCGAGAACGCCGTCCGCGGCGGCCGGCGCGGCGGTGACAAACTGCTCGCCGTCACCGCCGACCCGACCCGCTACCTCAACGTCGCGCTGCTGGTCCGCGTCACCTGCGAGATGGCCGCCGCCGTCCTCGTCACCGTCGTCTGCGTCCGCCACTTCGACCACACCTGGCAGGCCCTCGCCGTCGCCATCGGCGTCATGGTCCTCGTCTCCTACGTCGCCATCGGCGTCTCCCCCCGCACCATCGGCCGCCAGCACCCGCTGAACACGGCGACGGCCGCCGCGTACGTCCTCCTCCCGCTCGCCCGCATCATGGGGCCCATCCCCAAGCTGCTGATCCTCCTCGGCAACGCGGTCACCCCCGGCAAGGGCTTCCGCCAGGGCCCGTTCGCCAGCGAAGCGGAACTGCGCGCCCTGGTCGACCTCGCCGAGTCCGAGTCCCTCATCGAGGACGACGAACGCCGCATGGTGCACTCCGTCTTCGAGCTCGGCGAGACCCTCGTACGCGAAGTCATGGTCCCGCGCACCGAACTCGTCTCCATCGAGCGCTACAAGACCATCCGTCAGGCCATGACACTCGCCCTGCGGTCCGGCTTCTCGCGCATCCCGGTGACGGGCGAGTCCGACGACGATGTCGTCGGCATCGTCTACCTGAAGGACCTCGCCCGCCGCGTCCACATCAACCGCGAGTCCGAGACCGACCCGGTGTCCACGGTGATGCGGCCCGCCGCCTTCGTCCCCGACACCAAGAACGCGGGCGACCTGCTCCGCGAGATGCAGCAACAGCGCAACCACGTCGCCGTCGTCGTCGACGAGTACGGCGGCACGGCCGGCATCGTCACCATCGAGGACATCCTCGAAGAGATCGTCGGCGAGATCACCGACGAGTACGACACCGAGCTCCCGCCCGTCGAAGACCTCGGCGACGGCTCCTACCGCGTCACCTCCCGCCTCGACCTCGGCGACCTCGGCGAGCTCTACGGCATCGACCTCGACGACGAGGACGTCGAGACCGTCGGCGGCCTCCTCGCCAAAACCCTCGGCCGCGTCCCCATCCCCGGCGCCTCCGCCGTCTTCCCCCTCCCCGAGGACTCCTCCTACCCCGACCGGCCCCTCGGCCTCCGCCTCACCGCCGAGACCGTCGCGGGACGGCGCAACCGCATTGGCGCGGTGCTGGTCGAGCCGGTCCGGTCGGCCGAACTCAGCCCGTCCGGCGGCGGTCCGGCCGTCTGA
- a CDS encoding cytidine deaminase — protein sequence MSDDLPAEALSAEDRKIITLARSARARNGVPEGAAVRDETGRTYVAGTVALESLKLSALQTAVAMAVASGAKSLEAAAVVTASDVVSIADRAAVRDLGGAETPVLLAGPDGTLRGTIAAG from the coding sequence ATGAGCGACGACCTGCCCGCCGAGGCCCTGTCCGCCGAGGACCGCAAGATCATCACCCTGGCCCGCTCGGCCCGTGCCCGCAACGGCGTGCCCGAGGGGGCGGCCGTACGTGACGAGACCGGGCGTACGTACGTGGCCGGGACGGTGGCCCTGGAATCGCTGAAGCTCAGCGCGCTGCAGACGGCCGTCGCCATGGCTGTCGCCAGCGGCGCGAAGTCGCTGGAGGCGGCGGCGGTCGTCACGGCGTCGGACGTGGTCTCGATCGCGGACCGCGCGGCGGTGCGGGACCTGGGCGGGGCGGAGACGCCGGTGCTGCTCGCGGGGCCGGACGGGACGCTGCGCGGCACGATCGCGGCCGGCTGA
- the era gene encoding GTPase Era: MSARTDSSAPHRSGFACFVGRPNAGKSTLTNALVGIKVAITSNRPQTTRHTVRGIVHREDAQLVLVDTPGLHKPRTLLGERLNDVVRATWAEVDVIGFCLPADQKLGPGDKYIAKELASVRKTPKVAIVTKTDLVDSKALAEQLIAIDQLGKELGIEWAEIVPVSAVGDKQVSLLADLLVPLLPEGPMLYPEGDLTDEPEQVMVAELIREAALEGVRDELPHSIAVVVEEMIPREGRPEGKPLLDVHANIYIERPSQKGIIIGPKGARLKEVGTKSRKHIEALLGTPVFLDLHVKVAKDWQRDPKQLRKLGF, from the coding sequence ATGAGCGCTCGTACTGATTCCTCCGCCCCGCACCGGTCGGGCTTCGCCTGCTTCGTCGGCCGCCCCAACGCAGGCAAGTCCACCCTCACGAACGCTCTGGTCGGCATCAAGGTGGCGATCACCTCCAACCGGCCGCAGACGACCCGCCACACGGTGCGCGGCATCGTTCACCGGGAGGACGCCCAGCTCGTCCTCGTCGACACCCCCGGGCTCCACAAGCCCCGCACCCTGCTCGGGGAGCGTCTCAACGACGTCGTCCGCGCCACGTGGGCCGAGGTCGACGTCATCGGGTTCTGCCTGCCCGCCGACCAGAAGCTCGGCCCCGGTGACAAGTACATCGCCAAGGAGCTGGCGTCGGTCCGCAAGACCCCCAAGGTGGCCATCGTCACCAAGACCGACCTCGTCGACTCCAAGGCGCTGGCCGAGCAGCTCATCGCCATCGACCAGCTGGGCAAGGAGCTCGGCATCGAATGGGCCGAGATCGTCCCCGTCTCGGCCGTCGGCGACAAGCAGGTCTCCCTCCTCGCCGACCTTCTCGTGCCCCTGCTCCCCGAAGGCCCGATGCTCTACCCCGAGGGCGACCTCACGGACGAGCCCGAGCAGGTCATGGTCGCCGAGCTGATCCGCGAGGCCGCGCTCGAAGGCGTACGGGACGAGCTGCCGCACTCCATCGCGGTCGTCGTCGAGGAGATGATCCCCCGTGAGGGGCGCCCCGAGGGCAAGCCGCTGCTCGACGTCCACGCGAACATCTATATCGAGCGGCCCAGCCAGAAGGGCATCATCATCGGCCCGAAGGGCGCCCGGCTGAAGGAGGTCGGTACGAAGTCGCGCAAGCACATCGAGGCGCTGCTCGGTACGCCGGTCTTCCTGGATCTGCATGTGAAGGTCGCGAAGGACTGGCAGCGCGACCCGAAGCAGCTGCGCAAACTCGGCTTCTAG
- a CDS encoding protealysin inhibitor emfourin gives MRISVTRSGGFAGIERQAALDTAGRPDAFHLHGLARDALAAGEAAPPRGVPDGFQYTITVDGRTVHCADPQLTQAQRELVRTILKEGS, from the coding sequence ATGCGCATCTCCGTGACCCGCTCCGGCGGCTTCGCCGGAATCGAGCGTCAAGCCGCCCTGGACACCGCCGGCCGGCCCGACGCGTTCCATCTGCACGGCCTCGCCCGCGACGCCCTCGCCGCGGGCGAGGCCGCGCCCCCACGGGGGGTTCCCGACGGCTTCCAGTACACGATCACCGTGGACGGCCGGACGGTGCACTGCGCGGACCCGCAGCTCACGCAGGCACAGCGGGAGCTGGTGCGGACAATCCTGAAAGAAGGCTCCTAG
- a CDS encoding M4 family metallopeptidase, protein MTHTSHAPVFCTIIPPHVLDKIARNEDQALADPARRTLEQDAALRTRRRLATVSAIGPVPAGAPSDLPNRTVYDAKHRTDLPGKKVRPEGHNPVKDITVNRAYDGLGATFELYLKAYNRHSIDDSGMPLIASVHYDEGYNNAFWNGEQMVFGDGDGEIFNDFTISLDVIGHELTHGVTYHTANLEYFSQSGALNESLSDVFGSLVKQYALQQTADQADWLIGAGLLAPRVTGVALRSMKAPGTAYDDDVLGKDPQPATMEHYVHTGRDNGGVHINSGIPNHAFYLVAEALGGHAWEKAGQIWYDTLTGGELGPNADFAAFAALTVASARARYGDGDEHKAVLDAWGQVGVPAAESAPESVPESA, encoded by the coding sequence ATGACGCACACATCCCACGCTCCTGTCTTCTGCACGATCATCCCGCCGCACGTCCTGGACAAGATCGCCCGGAACGAGGACCAGGCACTCGCCGATCCCGCCCGCCGCACCCTGGAACAGGACGCCGCCCTGCGCACGCGGCGCCGCCTCGCCACCGTCAGCGCGATCGGTCCGGTGCCTGCGGGGGCGCCATCGGACCTGCCGAACCGGACGGTCTACGACGCCAAGCACCGCACCGACCTGCCGGGCAAGAAGGTCCGTCCCGAAGGCCACAACCCCGTCAAGGACATCACCGTCAACCGGGCCTACGACGGCCTCGGCGCGACCTTCGAGCTCTACCTGAAGGCGTACAACCGCCACTCGATCGACGACTCGGGCATGCCGCTGATCGCCTCCGTCCACTACGACGAGGGCTACAACAACGCCTTCTGGAACGGCGAGCAGATGGTGTTCGGCGACGGCGACGGCGAGATCTTCAACGACTTCACCATCTCCCTCGACGTCATCGGGCACGAGCTCACCCACGGCGTGACCTACCACACCGCGAACCTGGAGTACTTCAGCCAGTCCGGCGCGCTCAACGAGTCGCTGTCCGATGTCTTCGGGTCGCTGGTCAAGCAGTACGCCCTCCAGCAGACCGCCGACCAGGCCGACTGGCTCATCGGCGCCGGGCTGCTGGCCCCGCGCGTGACCGGCGTCGCACTGCGGTCCATGAAGGCCCCGGGGACCGCGTACGACGACGACGTCCTCGGCAAGGACCCGCAGCCCGCCACCATGGAGCACTACGTGCACACCGGCCGCGACAACGGCGGCGTCCACATCAACTCCGGCATCCCCAACCACGCCTTCTACCTCGTCGCCGAGGCACTGGGCGGCCACGCCTGGGAGAAGGCCGGACAGATCTGGTACGACACCCTCACCGGCGGCGAGCTGGGCCCCAACGCGGACTTCGCCGCCTTCGCCGCCCTCACCGTCGCCTCCGCCCGCGCCCGCTACGGCGACGGCGACGAGCACAAGGCCGTCCTCGACGCCTGGGGCCAGGTCGGCGTCCCGGCCGCCGAAAGCGCTCCCGAAAGCGTTCCCGAAAGTGCGTGA
- the leuA gene encoding 2-isopropylmalate synthase gives MTSSMSRTPITAATVRQQPTAMPVHKYKPYDAVDIPDRTWPNNRITAAPRWLSTDLRDGNQALIDPMSPARKRAMFDLLVKMGYKEIEVGFPSSGETDFAFVRSIIEEGAIPEDVTISVLTQAREDLIERTVESLRGAARATVHMYNATAPTFRRVVFRGSKEQIKAIAVDGTRLVMEYAEKILGEETVFGYQYSPEIFTDTELDFALEVCEGVMDVWQPAPGREIILNLPATVERSTPSTHADRFEWMSRNLSRREHVCLSVHPHNDRGTAVAAAELALMAGADRIEGCLFGQGERTGNVDLVTLGMNLFSQGVDPQIDFSNIDEVRRTAEYCNQMEVHARHPYVGDLVYTSFSGSHQDAIKKGFDAMEADAAAAGKTVDEIEWAVPYLPIDPKDVGRSYEAVIRVNSQSGKGGIAYVLKNDHKLDLPRRMQIEFSKIIQAKTDAEGGEITPGEIWAVFQDEYLPVTENPWGRIQLRAGQSTTDKDGVDTLSVEAVVDGQETVLAGSGNGPISAFFEALSAVGIDARLLDYTEHTMSEGASAQAASYIECAIDGQVLWGIGIDPNTTRASLKAVVSAVNRATR, from the coding sequence ATGACCAGCAGCATGTCCCGTACGCCGATCACCGCCGCGACCGTACGCCAGCAGCCGACCGCGATGCCCGTCCACAAGTACAAGCCGTACGACGCCGTGGACATCCCGGACCGTACATGGCCGAACAACCGGATCACCGCCGCGCCCCGCTGGCTGTCCACCGACCTGCGGGACGGCAACCAGGCGCTGATCGACCCGATGTCGCCGGCCCGTAAGCGCGCGATGTTCGATCTGCTGGTGAAGATGGGCTACAAGGAGATCGAGGTCGGTTTCCCGTCCTCCGGTGAGACGGACTTCGCCTTCGTGCGCTCCATCATCGAAGAGGGCGCGATCCCGGAGGACGTGACGATCTCCGTCCTGACCCAGGCCCGCGAGGACCTGATCGAGCGCACCGTGGAGTCGCTGCGCGGCGCCGCCCGCGCCACCGTCCACATGTACAACGCGACCGCGCCGACCTTCCGCCGGGTGGTGTTCCGGGGCTCGAAGGAGCAGATCAAGGCCATCGCGGTGGACGGCACGCGGCTGGTGATGGAGTACGCCGAGAAGATCCTGGGCGAGGAGACGGTCTTCGGCTACCAGTACAGCCCGGAGATCTTCACCGACACCGAGCTGGACTTCGCGCTGGAGGTCTGCGAGGGCGTCATGGACGTCTGGCAGCCCGCCCCCGGCCGCGAGATCATCCTCAACCTGCCCGCGACCGTCGAGCGCTCCACCCCCTCCACCCACGCGGACCGCTTCGAGTGGATGTCCCGCAACCTGTCGCGCCGCGAGCACGTCTGCCTGTCCGTCCACCCGCACAACGACCGCGGCACGGCGGTGGCCGCCGCCGAACTGGCGCTGATGGCGGGCGCCGACCGCATCGAGGGCTGTCTGTTCGGGCAGGGCGAGCGCACGGGCAACGTGGACCTGGTCACGCTGGGCATGAACCTGTTCAGCCAGGGCGTCGACCCGCAGATCGACTTCTCCAACATCGACGAGGTCCGCCGGACCGCCGAGTACTGCAACCAGATGGAAGTACACGCCCGCCACCCCTACGTGGGCGACCTCGTCTACACCTCCTTCTCCGGCTCCCACCAGGACGCCATCAAGAAGGGCTTCGACGCCATGGAGGCCGACGCGGCCGCCGCCGGCAAGACGGTGGACGAGATCGAGTGGGCCGTGCCGTACCTGCCCATCGACCCCAAGGACGTCGGCCGCTCCTACGAGGCCGTCATTCGCGTCAACTCGCAGTCCGGCAAGGGCGGTATCGCGTACGTCCTGAAGAACGACCACAAGCTGGACCTGCCCCGCCGCATGCAGATCGAGTTCTCGAAGATCATCCAGGCCAAGACGGACGCCGAGGGCGGCGAGATCACCCCCGGCGAGATCTGGGCCGTCTTCCAGGACGAGTACCTGCCTGTCACCGAGAACCCGTGGGGCCGTATCCAGCTGCGCGCCGGCCAGTCCACCACCGACAAGGACGGCGTCGACACTCTGTCCGTCGAGGCGGTCGTCGACGGCCAGGAGACGGTCCTCGCCGGCTCCGGCAACGGCCCCATCTCGGCCTTCTTCGAGGCCCTGAGTGCCGTCGGCATCGACGCCCGGCTGCTGGACTACACCGAGCACACCATGAGCGAGGGCGCCAGCGCCCAGGCCGCGTCCTACATCGAGTGCGCGATCGACGGCCAGGTCCTGTGGGGCATCGGCATCGACCCCAACACGACGCGCGCCTCACTGAAGGCGGTCGTCTCGGCGGTCAACCGCGCCACCCGCTGA
- a CDS encoding TerB family tellurite resistance protein, with protein MLQIKGLCILGVRTTWHTEGDGDFFCPDCGGDRGYRRRSGTRRLTLLGLPLWPRGSAGTIVECVMCRGRLGPEALERPTATVFSAMLRDAVHTVALAVLTAGGAPGATGGAACTAAVGAVRSAGFTDCTEDQLLGLLAAIVADEGRFPGAADAWGPAGLADALDGCGSWLSIELHEALEPLARHLVPQGCEHILLQGARIALADGPYLPAEREVLAAVGRCLGLTPADIDRLLEAAAGTPS; from the coding sequence GTGCTCCAGATCAAGGGCTTGTGCATCCTGGGCGTGCGTACGACCTGGCACACCGAGGGCGACGGGGATTTCTTCTGCCCCGACTGCGGTGGCGACCGCGGCTACCGGCGTCGCAGCGGCACCCGCCGGCTCACCCTGCTCGGCCTCCCGCTCTGGCCGCGCGGCAGCGCCGGCACGATCGTCGAGTGCGTGATGTGCCGCGGCCGCCTCGGCCCCGAGGCCCTCGAACGCCCCACCGCCACCGTCTTCTCCGCGATGCTGCGCGACGCCGTCCACACCGTCGCCCTGGCCGTCCTCACCGCCGGCGGCGCCCCCGGCGCCACTGGGGGAGCCGCCTGCACCGCCGCCGTCGGCGCCGTCCGCTCGGCGGGCTTCACCGACTGCACCGAGGACCAGCTCCTCGGCCTCCTCGCCGCCATCGTCGCCGACGAGGGCCGCTTCCCCGGCGCCGCCGACGCCTGGGGCCCCGCCGGCCTCGCCGACGCCCTCGACGGCTGCGGAAGCTGGCTCTCCATCGAGCTCCACGAAGCCCTCGAACCCCTCGCCCGCCACCTCGTCCCCCAGGGCTGCGAGCACATCCTCCTCCAGGGCGCCCGCATCGCCCTGGCCGACGGCCCCTACCTCCCCGCCGAACGCGAGGTCCTCGCCGCTGTCGGCCGCTGCCTCGGCCTCACCCCGGCGGACATCGACCGCCTCCTGGAAGCGGCGGCGGGCACGCCGTCCTAG